The following are encoded in a window of Variovorax paradoxus genomic DNA:
- a CDS encoding amidohydrolase, with amino-acid sequence MAHTENSTPDLILRNGRFTTLDRANPTADAVAIKDGRFTRVGRAEDVLPLAGSHTRVIDLQGKRVLPGLIDNHLHIIRGGLNYNMELRWDGVKSLADAMGMLRRQVAITPAPQWVRVVGGFTEHQFVEKRLPTLAELNAVAPDTPVFILHLYDRALLNGAALRAVGYTKDTPAPPGGEIVRDSAGNPTGLLLAKPNAAILYATLAKGPKLPFDYQLNSTRHFMRELNRLGVTGAIDAGGGNQNFPDDYEVIRKLHDDGQLTIRLAYNLFTQKPKAEKDDFLNWTANSTYKQGDDYFRHNGAGEMLVFSAADFEDFRQPRPEMAPEMEGDLEGVVRILAQNRWPWRMHATYDETISRSLDVFEKVNKDTPLAGLNWFFDHAETISEKSMDRIAALGGGVAVQHRMAYQGEYFVERYGPGAAEATPPVKRMLERGLKVSAGTDATRVASYNPWVSLSWLVTGKTVGGMQLYPQRNCLDREAALRMWTENVTWFSNEEGKKGRIEAGQLADLVVPDRDFFACAESEIADTTALLTMVGGKVVYGAGPFAAHDEGSVPPAMPDWSPARTFGGYAGWADTAEGAPLQKVMRNAAAACACANDCNVHGHQHATAWSSKLPIADLKSFWGALGCACWAV; translated from the coding sequence ATGGCCCACACCGAAAACTCCACCCCCGACCTCATCCTGCGCAACGGTCGCTTCACCACGCTGGACCGCGCCAATCCCACGGCCGACGCGGTGGCGATCAAGGACGGCCGCTTCACCCGCGTGGGCCGCGCCGAAGACGTGCTGCCGCTGGCCGGCAGCCACACCCGCGTGATCGACCTGCAGGGCAAGCGCGTGCTGCCGGGGCTCATCGACAACCACCTGCACATCATTCGCGGCGGGCTCAACTACAACATGGAGCTGCGCTGGGACGGCGTGAAGAGCCTGGCCGATGCGATGGGCATGCTCAGGCGCCAGGTGGCGATCACGCCCGCGCCGCAGTGGGTGCGCGTGGTGGGCGGCTTCACCGAGCACCAGTTTGTCGAGAAGCGCCTGCCGACCCTGGCCGAGCTGAACGCCGTGGCGCCCGACACGCCGGTGTTCATCCTGCATCTGTACGATCGCGCGCTGCTCAACGGCGCCGCGCTGCGCGCCGTGGGCTACACCAAGGACACGCCCGCGCCGCCCGGCGGCGAAATCGTGCGCGACAGCGCCGGCAACCCGACCGGTCTGCTGCTGGCCAAGCCGAACGCGGCCATCCTCTACGCCACGCTGGCCAAGGGGCCGAAGCTGCCGTTCGACTACCAGCTCAATTCCACGCGCCACTTCATGCGCGAACTCAACCGCCTGGGCGTGACCGGCGCCATCGACGCGGGCGGCGGCAACCAGAACTTCCCCGACGACTACGAAGTGATCCGCAAGCTGCACGACGACGGGCAGCTCACGATCCGCCTGGCCTACAACCTGTTCACGCAGAAGCCCAAGGCCGAGAAGGACGACTTCCTGAACTGGACGGCCAACTCGACCTACAAGCAGGGCGACGACTATTTCCGCCACAACGGCGCGGGTGAGATGCTGGTGTTCTCGGCGGCCGACTTCGAAGACTTTCGCCAGCCGCGCCCCGAGATGGCGCCCGAGATGGAAGGCGATCTCGAAGGCGTGGTGCGCATCCTGGCGCAGAACCGCTGGCCCTGGCGCATGCACGCGACCTACGACGAAACCATCAGCCGTTCGCTCGACGTGTTCGAGAAGGTCAACAAGGACACGCCGCTGGCGGGCCTGAACTGGTTCTTCGACCATGCCGAGACGATTTCCGAAAAGTCGATGGACCGCATCGCCGCGCTCGGCGGCGGCGTGGCGGTGCAGCACCGCATGGCCTACCAGGGCGAGTACTTCGTCGAGCGCTACGGCCCCGGCGCGGCCGAAGCCACGCCGCCGGTCAAGCGCATGCTCGAACGCGGCCTGAAGGTCTCGGCCGGCACCGACGCGACGCGCGTGGCCTCGTACAACCCGTGGGTGTCGCTGTCGTGGCTGGTCACGGGCAAGACGGTGGGCGGCATGCAGCTGTACCCGCAGCGCAACTGCCTGGACCGCGAGGCCGCGCTGCGCATGTGGACCGAGAACGTCACCTGGTTCTCGAACGAAGAAGGCAAGAAGGGCCGCATCGAGGCTGGCCAGCTCGCCGACCTGGTGGTGCCCGACCGCGATTTCTTCGCCTGCGCCGAATCGGAGATTGCCGACACGACCGCGCTGCTCACGATGGTGGGCGGCAAGGTGGTCTACGGCGCCGGCCCGTTCGCCGCGCACGACGAAGGCAGCGTGCCGCCCGCCATGCCCGACTGGTCGCCCGCGCGCACCTTCGGCGGCTATGCCGGCTGGGCCGACACCGCCGAAGGCGCGCCGTTGCAGAAGGTGATGCGCAACGCCGCAGCGGCCTGCGCCTGCGCCAACGACTGCAACGTGCACGGCCACCAGCACGCGACGGCATGGAGCAGCAAGCTGCCCATCGCCGACCTGAAGAGCTTCTGGGGCGCGCTGGGTTGCGCCTGCTGGGCGGTGTGA
- a CDS encoding DUF1427 family protein: MKTYVVSLALGLLVGVIYALFQVRSPAPPVIALVGLLGILLGEQIPPLVRQVFDRPAATSWLHHQVKPHVFGELPTCVQPDAVKTAAARATDRSDA, from the coding sequence ATGAAGACCTATGTCGTTTCCCTTGCACTCGGCCTGCTGGTCGGCGTGATCTACGCGCTCTTCCAGGTGCGCTCGCCGGCGCCGCCGGTGATCGCCCTGGTGGGCCTGCTGGGCATCCTGCTGGGCGAACAGATTCCGCCGCTGGTGCGGCAGGTGTTCGACCGGCCGGCCGCCACTTCGTGGCTGCATCACCAGGTCAAGCCGCACGTGTTCGGCGAGCTGCCAACGTGCGTGCAGCCCGACGCGGTGAAGACCGCCGCCGCCCGCGCAACGGACCGGAGCGACGCATGA
- a CDS encoding hydrolase, translating to MTKQATPVATATAGSQLLTPTDHTLVMIDFQSQMAFATHSIDAVNLRNNAALVAQAAAGFKVSTILTTVAEKSFSGPMFSEITDAFPGQKMLDRTSMNTWEDAAVIDRVNEIGKPRIVLAGLWTSVCIVGPALSALDQGFEVYVIADASGDVSTEAHNRAMERMVQAGARPMTSLQYLLELQRDWARGDTYELTTGIAKKVGGAYGLGVTYAKTMFGAHEG from the coding sequence ATGACCAAGCAAGCCACCCCCGTCGCCACCGCCACCGCCGGTTCCCAGCTGCTCACCCCCACCGACCACACGCTGGTGATGATCGACTTCCAGTCGCAGATGGCCTTTGCCACGCACTCGATCGACGCCGTCAACCTGCGCAACAACGCCGCGCTGGTGGCGCAGGCGGCGGCCGGCTTCAAGGTGTCGACCATCCTCACGACGGTGGCCGAAAAGAGCTTCTCGGGTCCGATGTTCAGCGAGATCACCGATGCCTTCCCCGGCCAGAAGATGCTCGACCGCACCTCGATGAACACCTGGGAAGACGCAGCCGTGATCGACCGCGTGAACGAAATCGGCAAGCCGCGCATCGTGCTGGCCGGCCTGTGGACCAGCGTGTGCATCGTGGGCCCGGCACTGTCGGCGCTTGACCAGGGCTTCGAGGTGTACGTGATTGCCGACGCCAGCGGCGACGTGTCGACCGAGGCGCACAACCGCGCGATGGAGCGCATGGTGCAGGCCGGCGCGCGCCCGATGACCTCGCTGCAATACCTGCTCGAGCTGCAGCGCGACTGGGCGCGTGGCGACACGTACGAGCTGACGACCGGCATCGCGAAGAAGGTGGGCGGCGCGTACGGTTTGGGCGTGACCTACGCCAAGACCATGTTCGGCGCCCACGAAGGCTGA
- a CDS encoding LysR family transcriptional regulator: protein MLKLTLEAIEVVDAIARHGSFAAAATRLNKVPSTISYAVGKLEEQLGMLLFERNGPRVTLTGAGEEMLKEGRWLLGAASDLESRMRQIATGYESELRLVHDSLIPTEAFMSDIRAFEDLRCGTRLRIGCEALTGSWEALREGRADIVVAAGEGPAGGGYQTAAVGNLEFAFCVAPTHPLTRLTRPVQRGDLIDCNAIVVGDTARILSDRTVGLMAGQPRITVPSMAAKVACQVAGLGHGFLPRACIAGELSRGTLVELPTEEPRTPEAFWLAWKTGAQGQALRWWRERLNRSLIPALLPRSFA from the coding sequence GTGCTCAAGCTCACCCTGGAAGCCATCGAGGTCGTCGACGCCATCGCGCGCCACGGCTCCTTTGCCGCCGCCGCGACGCGGCTGAACAAGGTGCCTTCCACCATCTCGTACGCCGTCGGCAAGCTCGAAGAGCAACTCGGCATGCTGCTGTTCGAGCGCAACGGCCCGCGCGTGACCCTCACCGGGGCCGGCGAAGAAATGCTCAAGGAAGGCCGTTGGCTGCTCGGCGCCGCGAGCGACCTCGAATCGCGCATGCGGCAGATTGCCACCGGCTACGAGTCGGAGCTGCGGCTGGTGCACGACTCGCTCATTCCCACCGAGGCCTTCATGAGCGACATCCGCGCCTTTGAAGACCTGCGCTGCGGCACGCGGCTGCGCATCGGCTGCGAGGCGCTCACCGGCAGCTGGGAGGCGCTGCGCGAGGGCCGCGCCGACATCGTGGTGGCCGCGGGCGAAGGCCCTGCCGGCGGCGGCTACCAGACCGCGGCCGTCGGCAACCTCGAATTCGCCTTCTGCGTGGCGCCCACCCACCCGCTCACGCGGCTGACGCGCCCCGTGCAGCGCGGCGACCTCATCGACTGCAACGCCATCGTCGTCGGCGACACCGCGCGCATCCTGTCGGACCGCACCGTCGGCCTCATGGCCGGCCAGCCGCGCATCACCGTGCCGTCGATGGCTGCCAAGGTCGCCTGCCAGGTCGCCGGACTGGGCCACGGTTTTCTGCCGCGCGCCTGCATCGCCGGCGAGCTGTCGCGCGGCACGCTGGTCGAACTGCCGACCGAGGAACCGCGCACGCCCGAAGCCTTCTGGCTCGCGTGGAAGACCGGCGCGCAAGGCCAGGCGCTGCGCTGGTGGCGCGAGCGGCTGAACCGCTCGCTCATTCCCGCGCTGCTGCCGCGCTCGTTCGCCTGA
- a CDS encoding 2-hydroxychromene-2-carboxylate isomerase: MIALDCYYSLSSPWAYLGGPQLQDIVRRHHVQLTLKPYDFQAVVPQTGGIPLKTRPEPRRTYHALELSRWRDYLGLPMNLEPAHYPKGAATDPNWNKYPGWMVIAAQLQGLDAQPLSHALLRALWAEERDTAQADVRIAIADETGYDGAALQALEQSAEVLAVYRANSADAVAAGVFGAPTFILNGERFWGQDRLAFLDRALDKLRAGG; this comes from the coding sequence ATGATCGCTCTCGACTGCTACTACAGCCTTTCCTCGCCCTGGGCCTACCTCGGCGGCCCGCAACTGCAAGACATCGTGCGCCGCCACCATGTGCAGCTCACGCTCAAGCCCTACGACTTCCAGGCGGTGGTGCCGCAGACCGGCGGCATTCCGCTGAAGACGCGCCCCGAGCCGCGCCGCACGTACCACGCGCTGGAGCTGTCGCGCTGGCGCGATTACCTCGGCCTGCCGATGAACCTGGAGCCGGCGCACTACCCGAAGGGCGCGGCGACCGATCCGAACTGGAACAAGTACCCCGGCTGGATGGTGATTGCCGCCCAGCTGCAGGGCCTCGACGCGCAGCCGCTGTCGCACGCGCTGCTGCGCGCGCTGTGGGCCGAAGAGCGCGACACGGCGCAGGCCGACGTGCGCATCGCCATCGCCGACGAAACCGGCTACGACGGTGCGGCGCTGCAGGCGCTGGAGCAGTCGGCCGAAGTGCTGGCCGTGTACCGCGCGAACAGCGCCGACGCGGTGGCGGCGGGCGTGTTCGGCGCGCCCACGTTCATCCTGAACGGCGAGCGCTTCTGGGGACAAGACCGCCTGGCGTTCCTCGACCGGGCGCTGGACAAGCTGCGCGCCGGCGGCTGA